One uncultured Carboxylicivirga sp. genomic window, TAGGATGAAAATCCGAGCTAAAAAACAAACCATGTGATTCAAGTTCGTAAAATGGAGTTATTTCATTTCCACTTGTATTGATAAATGCACCTGCATTATAAACACCAGTATGTTTTTTTAATTTTTTATCATATATAGCATACCAAATATCTTTACCTCCCGCTCCTCCTTTTCTGTCAGAAACAAAGTATACTACTTCAAGTGAAGGATCATAACAAGTACCAACTGTAGGTTGAGTGGTAGAATAGCCTTGTTTATTAATATTTTTATTTAATAATTCAGGTGAACTCCAAACTCCATTTCGGTTTTCTGACATGTATAAATGACAAATGTATTTATTGTTTTTATCACGATTACATTTTGTGAAATAAAACCTTAAACCATCAACAGACATTGCTCCATCACCTGTATCATAGTCATCAAAATTAAAGTATGGCTCAGGCAAATCTGTTATTGTATTCCACTCTGATTCTTTTTTTACGGCATATAAAAAACCTCTTTTTGACTCATATGGCTTATTCAATTTCTCAATTAAATCATTAGTAATAACTCCACCGTAAATTAATTCAGTGTTACTTATCAGATTAGGTGCAAATTCAATTATTTGCTCATTTAAATCAATTCTCAAAGGATCAATTTTGGTGTATATAACTGTGTCAGATAAACTCAATGCTAATTCACAACCAGCCATAGAATTTTCAATTTTATCACGAGAAACATCTCCCATTTTAAGTCTCTTTGTCTTAGACCTCAGTTTTTTTAAGATATCTATTGCTTCAGTATAATTTCCCTTTACTTTTTCCAATTCGGCTAAATAAAAGGCAATTTCCCCATTTTCAAATGGATGTAAATTGAAATCAGAACGAAAAAAATCGTATGACATATTCCATTGCTTACTCAAATACAACGCCTTACCATAATACAACTTATACTTTGGTTCATCTTTCTTTCTCTTTAGTAATTCTGCCGCAATATCTAATGATGTCAAGTAATCCTTTAGCAAAACAGATTCTTTATACATCCTTATTAATTGCCAATTTTTATAACTCTTATAATCTAATTGAATTTGAGCTTTTAATGTAATTGCTATGAAAGAAATAGCGAATATTAAAATAATCCTCTTTATCATTCTTAGAATCTTTCAGTAGGGTGAATAATTTCTCGCAAGGAAGAATTGGGTAGAATATATACCAATCCAAATTCAATACCTGTATTGGCAGAATAATTTGACTTCAAACCTGAAATATCAAAATCATAGCTCGAAAAAAACTTCCATTTTGACAAGTCAATTCCAAAACCGAAGATTATGCTCTCAAAGTTATTCAATATTCCGTTTCTTAAAAAAAGCCCTCCTTGAATATTTCTTATGCTCTTATTTGCATTTATTCTATAACCAACATTAGAACCGATTATTGTTTGCCGTGATTTTCCTTGAGCAACAAGAACAAATGCTGGAGTGGTAAAAATAAATTTAGATATAGAATATTCAAACTTCGTATGAAATACATTTCGTATATCTGTTTGATTCTCTTCCCCAAAAAATGTTTCACTTGGTTTGTTAATGTTTTGAGCAGAATAACCCACATTTAAAACAGATTCATTAAAGGTTTTGGTAACCAAAATACCTATACCGGCAGACACATTACTTGAAGTATTAATATCAAATTGTTCTGACGTAGGTAAATTTCTGTCGAATGATCCTGTTTCTCTACTATATTGATCTGGGTAAGTTTCATTTAGGCTATTGAATGACCTTGATACATAACCTATTTGCAATCCTGCAGTTATAGCAACTGTTCGTGTAACAGCAACTCTTTTTGCAATATTTGCAAAAAAGTAATGTGCCGGAAAATTATACTTACCTGCATCATCATGGCTATAATAAATACCAACATCTATTTGTTCATCAAAAGGGAAAAACGGTTTTTCAAAGCTTGTATAAAAGGTTTGGTATGGCACACCTAAATTATAACCTTGAGCCCGATACATTGCAACAGCACGAAGATCTCCATCAAAACTACCAATGTTAGCCGGATTAAGAGTTAAATGTGTCACATATAAATTTGAGAAATGAATATACTGAGCTTGTACTCCCGGCAACAACCAAACATACAGCACTATAAAACAAACATTTATCAACAAAATAACAACTCTTTTCTTCATCCCATCTTATTTATTAAAGGTTAAATTAGAGGAACCAATTGAAAATAGCAATTTTTTTGTTATTTTGTGTATCCGCCAAACAAAGTTTAACAGATTATGAGATATATACTATTACTAGCTATTAGTACAATACTAATTAAAACATCAAATGCACAGTATATTATTGATTTTTCTTCGGATAACCAGAAAGGGTGTTCGCCCGTCATTATTAGTTTCAATAATCTTTCAACGTACCCTGAAGGCACAACTTATTTTTGGGATTTTGGAAACGGGAACACTTCAACTGAATTAAATCCTCAAACAACCTATTCTATTTATGGTACTTATACAATATCATTAAGTGCAACCTATAACGGTATTACAGAAACAATTGTCAAGGATAA contains:
- a CDS encoding OmpA family protein translates to MIKRIILIFAISFIAITLKAQIQLDYKSYKNWQLIRMYKESVLLKDYLTSLDIAAELLKRKKDEPKYKLYYGKALYLSKQWNMSYDFFRSDFNLHPFENGEIAFYLAELEKVKGNYTEAIDILKKLRSKTKRLKMGDVSRDKIENSMAGCELALSLSDTVIYTKIDPLRIDLNEQIIEFAPNLISNTELIYGGVITNDLIEKLNKPYESKRGFLYAVKKESEWNTITDLPEPYFNFDDYDTGDGAMSVDGLRFYFTKCNRDKNNKYICHLYMSENRNGVWSSPELLNKNINKQGYSTTQPTVGTCYDPSLEVVYFVSDRKGGAGGKDIWYAIYDKKLKKHTGVYNAGAFINTSGNEITPFYELESHGLFFSSDFHPTIGGYDIFYAKGELVNWQDPLNVGYPINSPYDDIDYYRNESGSEGVLCSNRLTYLQTNKDVFLNKIFGFIETEVARVFVSGKIKTQKLLTNESISLVSERNETTGVLANQIIAISQMADTTASFLIKETFTNEDGEFGVWLDKGNDYRIEVKDTLVVDGGFTFNTKDENVKDVLSLDLKPVLTIPTQPIEINNINYEFDKMELTNEAKQALDSTLLKLIENYAEIKIRIISHTDNLGSERYNLRLSEKRAENVVNYLVERGVEVDRLEAVGKGESDPVAPNKNADGTDNPEGRKKNRRTEFEIIGLR
- a CDS encoding PorP/SprF family type IX secretion system membrane protein, coding for MKKRVVILLINVCFIVLYVWLLPGVQAQYIHFSNLYVTHLTLNPANIGSFDGDLRAVAMYRAQGYNLGVPYQTFYTSFEKPFFPFDEQIDVGIYYSHDDAGKYNFPAHYFFANIAKRVAVTRTVAITAGLQIGYVSRSFNSLNETYPDQYSRETGSFDRNLPTSEQFDINTSSNVSAGIGILVTKTFNESVLNVGYSAQNINKPSETFFGEENQTDIRNVFHTKFEYSISKFIFTTPAFVLVAQGKSRQTIIGSNVGYRINANKSIRNIQGGLFLRNGILNNFESIIFGFGIDLSKWKFFSSYDFDISGLKSNYSANTGIEFGLVYILPNSSLREIIHPTERF